A region from the Xanthocytophaga agilis genome encodes:
- a CDS encoding DUF3299 domain-containing protein: protein MKRIVFLLFICSVSCLTLQAQTAPKDQASATTVSSADLWKTLMAVEYKNVPDRYYPQPIFSKDLKALAGKRVTLKGFIIPLDEAKKQMNFMLSMVPFSHCFFCGGAGPESVVEVKASTSFDYTAKPVQVSGVLRLNETDENHLFYILEEASPVL from the coding sequence ATGAAACGTATTGTTTTTCTATTATTTATATGCAGTGTTAGTTGTCTGACCCTTCAGGCACAGACAGCTCCCAAGGATCAGGCCAGTGCTACAACAGTATCTTCAGCAGATTTATGGAAAACTTTAATGGCGGTAGAGTATAAAAATGTTCCAGACCGATACTATCCTCAACCTATATTTAGCAAAGATTTAAAGGCGTTGGCTGGAAAGCGTGTCACATTGAAAGGATTTATTATTCCACTCGATGAAGCCAAAAAGCAGATGAATTTTATGCTTTCAATGGTGCCGTTTAGCCATTGTTTCTTTTGTGGTGGTGCAGGTCCGGAATCTGTTGTAGAAGTAAAAGCTTCTACCTCTTTTGATTACACAGCGAAACCTGTACAGGTAAGTGGTGTCTTACGACTGAATGAAACAGATGAAAATCATTTGTTTTATATTTTGGAAGAAGCAAGCCCAGTTTTGTAG
- a CDS encoding DUF3822 family protein: protein METTVVKFKQNQLIKDTTVFDIELIPQYALNLELSKDGFRISVVDTHASRCLWLEERHFSALLQKEQLLEQLELLYEEHEFLKAGFWQKIKVSVKNQFFTLLPSSLFYKEHARKYLQLATHTLPESYEVLYYRHPHSEMVNVFAEERKVIEWFRQNYPARNVEFVHYSSALVEGVFHTEPVPVRSVTVLVESSHLTIAVTNGKVLEYCNTFFYVSANDFLYYVMLVFHQMQLNPEVHKVTLYGEISPESAIFEQLYKYIRNVVFGHKPSTLKFSYLFDELYDHRYFDVYNIYLCE, encoded by the coding sequence TTGGAGACTACAGTAGTAAAGTTTAAACAAAATCAACTAATTAAAGATACAACTGTATTTGATATAGAGCTTATTCCTCAGTATGCGCTAAATCTGGAATTAAGCAAGGATGGATTTAGAATAAGTGTAGTGGATACACATGCGAGCCGGTGCTTATGGCTGGAAGAACGGCATTTCTCTGCACTCTTACAAAAAGAACAACTGCTGGAACAACTGGAACTCCTGTATGAAGAACACGAATTTCTGAAAGCTGGATTCTGGCAAAAAATAAAAGTCTCTGTAAAAAATCAGTTTTTCACATTATTACCTAGCTCTTTGTTTTACAAGGAGCATGCCCGCAAGTATCTTCAACTGGCAACTCATACATTGCCTGAAAGTTACGAAGTACTCTACTATCGCCATCCGCATAGTGAAATGGTGAACGTATTTGCAGAGGAAAGAAAGGTAATTGAATGGTTCCGGCAAAATTATCCTGCACGAAATGTAGAATTCGTACATTATTCAAGTGCATTGGTAGAAGGTGTATTTCATACCGAACCTGTACCTGTACGATCAGTAACAGTATTGGTAGAATCATCTCACCTGACAATTGCGGTTACTAATGGAAAAGTATTAGAGTATTGCAATACATTCTTTTATGTAAGTGCTAATGACTTCTTGTATTATGTTATGCTGGTGTTTCATCAAATGCAACTTAACCCAGAAGTCCACAAGGTAACTTTGTATGGAGAAATTAGCCCGGAATCCGCAATATTCGAACAGTTATACAAATACATTCGCAATGTAGTATTTGGTCATAAGCCAAGCACACTGAAGTTTAGCTATCTTTTTGATGAATTGTATGATCATCGCTATTTTGATGTATACAATATTTATCTGTGTGAATAA
- a CDS encoding ABC transporter ATP-binding protein, which translates to MFQLTGIRYNYTSEHTLSFPDWTTTQGDNWLLTGISGSGKTTLLHMLAGLRKPTQGTAIVAGTNLYILSGSKADQFRGKNIGLVLQKPHLLSVLTVEENLLLTQYMAGLPQNKQRIKEVLTILGLLDKRNSRPHQLSQGQAQRISIARAVLNRPKLILADEPTSSLDDVNCMRVLDLLETQAAACAATLVIATHDARVKKRITNHFHLDSVQMV; encoded by the coding sequence TTATAATTATACTTCGGAACATACGCTATCCTTTCCTGACTGGACAACAACCCAAGGAGATAATTGGTTGTTAACAGGAATATCAGGAAGTGGTAAGACAACCTTATTGCATATGCTTGCGGGTTTGAGAAAACCTACACAAGGTACTGCAATAGTTGCAGGCACAAATTTGTACATTCTTTCGGGAAGCAAAGCAGATCAGTTTCGAGGGAAAAACATTGGCCTGGTGTTGCAAAAGCCACATTTATTATCTGTATTAACAGTAGAGGAAAATCTGTTACTGACTCAATATATGGCTGGATTACCGCAGAATAAACAACGAATCAAAGAAGTATTAACTATATTGGGTTTATTGGATAAACGGAACTCCAGGCCTCATCAGTTAAGTCAGGGACAGGCACAACGTATTTCGATAGCCCGGGCTGTATTGAATCGCCCTAAGCTAATTCTGGCTGATGAACCTACATCTAGTCTGGATGATGTAAATTGTATGAGGGTATTGGATCTGCTTGAAACACAAGCTGCGGCTTGTGCTGCTACATTGGTTATTGCTACACATGATGCGCGTGTCAAAAAACGGATAACAAATCATTTTCACCTGGACAGTGTTCAGATGGTATAG